The Sneathiella sp. P13V-1 genome includes a window with the following:
- a CDS encoding DUF2794 domain-containing protein → MSDIIQLNQYQPHDAGRSINGSRTPAPVFFNRRELGMILQVYGRMVAKSEWRDYAIGQTKTTCSFAVFHRTTEKPLYKIFKEPKLANKQGAFSIEGQNGRILKRGKTLEQVLRLFDKKRFETVD, encoded by the coding sequence ATGAGCGACATTATACAGTTAAACCAGTACCAGCCTCATGATGCGGGACGCAGTATAAATGGCAGCCGCACACCAGCCCCTGTTTTCTTTAATCGCCGTGAACTTGGAATGATCTTGCAGGTCTATGGTCGAATGGTCGCCAAATCCGAATGGCGTGACTATGCTATTGGCCAGACAAAAACGACCTGTTCTTTCGCGGTGTTTCATAGAACCACCGAAAAACCACTCTATAAAATCTTCAAAGAACCCAAACTTGCCAACAAACAAGGTGCCTTTTCCATAGAAGGGCAAAACGGTCGGATCCTGAAGCGCGGCAAAACACTGGAACAGGTTCTTCGCCTGTTCGACAAGAAACGTTTCGAAACGGTTGATTAA